One stretch of Paenibacillus sp. FSL R5-0341 DNA includes these proteins:
- a CDS encoding tyrosine-type recombinase/integrase: protein MSEKEVSQLLKSVVQEYTTEYRPNRWLFPGQASDRHLTERSVQKVFEEARQRAGIVKKVSIHALRHSFATHLLENGTDLRYIQELLGHTSARTTQRYTHVSMKNIQRIQSPLDRLDLGE from the coding sequence ATGTCAGAAAAAGAAGTTTCTCAATTGCTTAAATCTGTTGTGCAGGAATACACTACGGAGTATAGACCCAATCGTTGGTTATTTCCGGGACAAGCTTCTGATCGGCATCTTACCGAGCGCAGCGTACAGAAGGTTTTTGAAGAAGCTAGACAACGCGCAGGCATTGTAAAAAAGGTTAGTATTCATGCCTTAAGGCACTCCTTCGCTACGCATTTACTGGAAAACGGAACAGACTTGCGCTACATTCAGGAGCTACTCGGTCATACGAGTGCACGAACAACTCAGCGATATACGCATGTGAGTATGAAAAATATCCAGCGTATTCAGAGTCCGCTGGATCGTTTGGATCTGGGAGAGTGA
- a CDS encoding SAM-dependent methyltransferase, which yields MIKMSENECSKPLKIIIGASSQAYPDWIQTQEEELNLLDRADWEESFKSRKIRTILAEHVWEHLSYEEGVEAAKICYDFLEPEGYIRCAVPDAFFRNEEYQNIVQIGGPGPKEHPAASHKIVHNYKTITSMFEEAGFKIKLLEYCDESGEFHFNNWNPEDGFIYRSFQFDHRNNNDELGFVSLIVDAVKEMSE from the coding sequence ATGATAAAAATGAGTGAAAATGAATGTTCAAAGCCTCTTAAAATCATAATAGGAGCATCTTCACAAGCCTATCCAGACTGGATTCAAACTCAAGAAGAAGAATTGAATCTACTGGATCGAGCTGATTGGGAAGAAAGCTTTAAGTCAAGAAAGATTAGAACTATCCTTGCAGAACATGTATGGGAGCATTTGTCTTACGAAGAAGGCGTGGAAGCAGCAAAGATTTGTTATGATTTTCTTGAACCAGAAGGATATATTCGATGTGCAGTACCGGATGCTTTTTTTAGAAATGAAGAGTACCAGAATATTGTTCAGATCGGTGGACCCGGCCCAAAAGAACATCCAGCTGCAAGTCATAAGATTGTACATAATTATAAGACCATTACAAGCATGTTCGAAGAAGCAGGATTCAAGATTAAGTTACTGGAATACTGTGACGAAAGTGGAGAATTTCATTTTAATAACTGGAATCCTGAAGATGGTTTCATTTATAGATCTTTTCAATTTGATCACCGAAACAACAATGATGAATTGGGATTCGTCTCACTGATAGTAGATGCAGTCAAAGAAATGTCGGAGTAA
- a CDS encoding DUF6602 domain-containing protein: MLNHQNRNLEVQVRKMPNYLEYQKSIAKEFKAHELRVRHLIDDANWAEEGRYKEIILMNYLKRILPKNLSVGTGFVRNKNRITKQIDLIIYENNIPPIFSEGDFIVTTPENVIGIIEVKSSIEPSKLLEIVDKANENGLIISNGRDISIFNGIFAYSEVKRKDQAYQSYIKKFFNNKIVQRDHFNEIFPKTLKVCVNNICLGDRRFVKLWPFKEEYDEFFAEYSFYKLPSGLGISYFLSNLQEFILRRQLGNYSDPLEPHYKDVYYPLPEGKEVHKIYFEKFKVL; encoded by the coding sequence ATGTTAAATCATCAAAATAGAAACTTGGAGGTGCAAGTAAGAAAAATGCCTAATTACTTAGAATATCAAAAGTCAATTGCCAAAGAATTCAAAGCGCACGAGTTACGTGTTCGTCACCTTATCGACGATGCTAATTGGGCAGAAGAAGGACGATATAAAGAAATCATATTAATGAATTATTTAAAAAGGATTCTTCCCAAAAACCTCTCTGTAGGAACTGGATTCGTAAGAAACAAAAATCGCATAACTAAGCAGATAGATCTCATAATTTATGAGAATAATATACCACCTATTTTTTCAGAGGGAGATTTTATTGTTACAACTCCAGAAAATGTGATAGGTATTATTGAAGTTAAGAGTTCTATAGAACCTTCCAAGTTGTTAGAAATAGTCGATAAGGCTAATGAGAACGGTCTTATTATTTCTAATGGCCGTGACATTTCAATATTTAATGGGATTTTTGCATATAGCGAAGTTAAAAGAAAAGATCAAGCTTATCAAAGTTACATAAAAAAGTTTTTTAATAATAAAATCGTACAACGTGATCACTTTAATGAAATTTTTCCGAAAACTCTAAAAGTCTGTGTTAATAATATTTGCTTAGGAGATAGAAGGTTTGTTAAATTGTGGCCGTTTAAAGAGGAATATGATGAGTTCTTTGCAGAATATAGTTTTTATAAATTACCAAGTGGATTAGGTATATCTTATTTTTTATCTAATTTACAAGAGTTTATTTTACGTAGACAACTCGGAAATTATAGTGATCCTTTAGAACCGCATTATAAAGATGTTTATTATCCTCTCCCAGAAGGCAAAGAAGTTCATAAGATCTATTTTGAAAAGTTTAAAGTATTATAA